In Stieleria varia, one genomic interval encodes:
- the tnpA gene encoding IS200/IS605 family transposase: MSTYHSIHFHIVFSTKHRKPWIEEEWIEDFHSYIGGTIKGLGAIPLKVGGVADHVHLLVGCKTTHRPCDLVREIKKAATAWVHSEIGFMPFVWQDGYAIFSVSPDACSTVSRYIENQKEHHRKMTFLEELVEILKLAGIEFDPQYLE, translated from the coding sequence ATGTCGACGTACCATTCGATTCACTTTCATATCGTATTCTCGACCAAACATCGAAAGCCTTGGATCGAGGAAGAATGGATAGAAGATTTTCATAGCTACATTGGAGGAACCATCAAAGGACTCGGCGCAATTCCATTGAAGGTCGGAGGCGTTGCCGATCACGTCCATTTGCTGGTGGGGTGCAAGACGACGCACAGACCATGCGACTTGGTGCGTGAGATCAAGAAAGCCGCAACCGCTTGGGTCCACAGTGAGATCGGGTTCATGCCATTTGTATGGCAAGACGGATATGCAATATTCTCGGTAAGCCCTGACGCGTGTTCGACCGTGAGTCGATACATCGAAAACCAAAAGGAGCATCATCGCAAGATGACGTTTCTGGAAGAGTTGGTCGAGATCCTCAAGCTTGCAGGCATTGAATTTGATCCGCAGTACCTTGAGTAA
- a CDS encoding SLC13 family permease yields MLKTFALFGGLVVAIAVGTALFATGSDPKVAWTAGVVTLCALWWIFEPIPIAATSLIPLAIFPAVGVLTTDQIGQSYGSPLVLLMLGGFMLSVAMEKSNTHRRLALSMVNAFGGGGRSLVFGFMTASAVLSMWISNAATALMMLPIVMAVADKTSDVALRTSLLLGVAYASSIGGIGTPVGTPPNLVFMKHYTKLTGSEPTFLQWMSWALPIVVVMIPIAGLWLTRGIKTKTQIELPTVGQWRTEEVRTLAVFAVTALLWITRGGEEYGWSYWLGLPNANDASVALLAAVAMHFLPNGNTNADGKREMLLDWPSAVKIPWGILILYGGGIAIAEAFTESGLSDMLRDSLSGLASVPVVLMIAGLCLAVTFLTEVTSNTATATLLLPVLALAAVSAKLDPRLIMVPATISCSFAFMLPVATPPNAIMFGSEQLTIKTMAREGFVLNLIGVVVVTAICLWNFAG; encoded by the coding sequence ATGCTAAAAACATTTGCGTTGTTCGGTGGGCTCGTGGTTGCGATCGCCGTCGGGACCGCGTTGTTCGCGACGGGGTCGGACCCCAAGGTTGCTTGGACGGCTGGCGTGGTGACGTTGTGTGCGCTCTGGTGGATTTTTGAGCCGATCCCGATCGCAGCGACTTCATTGATACCGCTCGCGATCTTTCCGGCGGTTGGTGTATTGACCACCGATCAAATCGGTCAATCGTACGGCAGCCCGCTGGTGCTGTTGATGCTGGGCGGTTTCATGCTGTCGGTCGCGATGGAGAAAAGCAACACGCACCGGCGATTGGCATTGAGCATGGTGAACGCGTTCGGTGGTGGCGGCCGATCACTCGTGTTCGGCTTCATGACCGCATCGGCCGTGTTGAGCATGTGGATCAGTAACGCCGCCACCGCGTTGATGATGTTGCCGATTGTGATGGCGGTTGCCGACAAAACGTCCGATGTCGCGTTGCGAACCAGCTTGCTGCTCGGCGTCGCGTACGCGTCCAGCATCGGCGGTATCGGCACACCCGTCGGGACGCCTCCCAATCTGGTTTTCATGAAGCATTACACCAAGCTGACCGGATCGGAACCGACGTTCCTGCAGTGGATGAGCTGGGCGTTGCCGATCGTGGTGGTGATGATCCCGATAGCGGGACTCTGGTTAACGCGAGGGATCAAGACCAAGACACAAATCGAGTTGCCCACGGTGGGGCAATGGCGAACGGAAGAAGTACGCACGCTGGCAGTTTTCGCGGTCACCGCGTTGTTGTGGATCACCCGTGGTGGTGAAGAATATGGTTGGAGTTACTGGTTGGGGTTGCCCAATGCGAATGACGCCAGCGTCGCACTGTTGGCCGCCGTCGCGATGCACTTTTTGCCTAACGGAAACACCAACGCCGATGGAAAGCGAGAGATGCTGTTGGACTGGCCGAGCGCGGTGAAGATCCCCTGGGGAATCCTGATTCTCTATGGCGGTGGGATCGCGATTGCAGAAGCGTTCACGGAATCAGGATTGAGCGATATGCTGCGGGATTCTCTTTCGGGGCTGGCGAGCGTCCCGGTCGTCTTGATGATCGCAGGTCTATGCCTAGCCGTTACCTTTTTGACGGAAGTCACCAGCAACACGGCGACGGCAACGCTGCTGTTGCCCGTGCTGGCGTTGGCTGCGGTATCAGCGAAGCTTGATCCGCGTTTGATCATGGTGCCGGCCACGATCAGTTGCAGCTTCGCGTTCATGCTGCCCGTGGCAACGCCACCCAACGCGATCATGTTCGGCAGCGAACAGTTGACGATCAAAACGATGGCCCGCGAAGGATTCGTCTTGAACTTGATCGGCGTCGTGGTCGTGACGGCGATCTGCCTGTGGAACTTTGCAGGTTAG
- a CDS encoding phospho-sugar mutase produces MTSSDSDIQNVLDDVTKAAAEGKLSKTAAENIRCWLTEDRYSGYRDETAAHVREEKWQALDDAFWTIIPFGTGGRRGRMYPIGSNAINDRTIGESAQGLADYVVAYHGDSVKPLSCAIAYDTRHKSRHFAELCAGIMAAAGIKVYFLDDYRATPQLSYAVRYKSCDCGIMVTASHNPPSDNAVKVYWSSGAQVLPPHDKAIIDRVMSCQEIRVMPFDKAMAEGLVEIITDEIDKAFVEVASQCAFPGPRDVKILYTPLHGVGAEAVVPLLAKDGFEQVEVYGPHEEKSGDFPNVPGHVSNPENQAVFEKPIEYAQSNGFDVILATDPDCDRLGVAAPLTADTSGPWGTLNGNQIGAVLAEYVLGKRAAQGTLSPEHYVIKTLVTTELTRRIAQSHGVRCVGDLLVGFKYIAETMDKEGPDKFVFGTEESHGYLVGQYARDKDGAVACMLLSELAAELKANGVSMHEYLADLYRQHGYHKEYLINLFMEGSEGMAAMQRLMRAFRESPPKSLAGIPVSRIRDYLNSTATDTATGESTPLGDPVGNLIIMDLAEEGNYVAARPSGTEPKIKLYVFTRLPTDRSQDLDAAEAELTARLEALEADMRAFAKANS; encoded by the coding sequence ATGACCAGCTCGGATTCCGACATCCAGAACGTTTTGGACGATGTAACGAAGGCCGCCGCCGAAGGCAAATTGAGCAAAACAGCCGCCGAAAATATTCGCTGCTGGCTGACGGAAGATCGTTACTCGGGCTATCGAGACGAGACCGCGGCTCACGTGCGTGAGGAGAAATGGCAGGCTCTGGACGATGCGTTTTGGACCATCATTCCCTTCGGAACCGGTGGACGCCGAGGACGCATGTATCCGATCGGGTCCAACGCGATCAACGACCGAACGATCGGAGAGAGCGCCCAAGGATTGGCCGATTACGTGGTGGCCTATCACGGGGACAGCGTGAAACCACTTTCCTGTGCGATCGCCTACGACACCCGTCACAAATCTCGCCATTTTGCCGAACTGTGTGCCGGCATCATGGCTGCCGCCGGGATCAAGGTTTATTTTTTGGATGATTACCGGGCCACGCCTCAACTTTCCTACGCCGTGCGATACAAGAGCTGTGATTGCGGCATCATGGTCACCGCCAGTCACAATCCGCCCAGCGACAACGCCGTAAAAGTCTACTGGTCCAGCGGCGCTCAAGTCTTGCCGCCGCACGACAAAGCGATCATCGATCGCGTGATGAGTTGCCAAGAAATCCGAGTCATGCCCTTTGACAAAGCGATGGCAGAGGGCTTGGTTGAAATCATCACCGATGAGATCGACAAGGCGTTCGTGGAAGTCGCTTCGCAGTGTGCGTTTCCCGGGCCTCGTGATGTCAAAATCTTGTACACCCCGCTGCACGGCGTGGGCGCCGAAGCCGTGGTGCCGTTGTTGGCCAAGGATGGATTTGAGCAAGTCGAAGTTTACGGACCGCACGAGGAAAAGAGCGGTGACTTTCCCAACGTCCCCGGACACGTCTCCAACCCCGAGAACCAAGCCGTTTTTGAAAAGCCGATCGAGTACGCTCAGAGCAACGGATTCGATGTCATCTTGGCGACCGATCCTGATTGCGATCGTCTCGGCGTCGCTGCTCCCTTGACGGCGGATACCTCTGGACCGTGGGGAACTCTCAATGGAAATCAGATCGGCGCGGTGTTGGCCGAGTACGTTCTGGGCAAACGAGCCGCGCAAGGCACCCTGTCGCCGGAACACTACGTGATCAAGACATTGGTCACGACAGAGCTGACTCGTCGAATCGCACAGTCGCACGGCGTACGCTGCGTAGGCGATTTGTTGGTCGGATTCAAGTACATCGCTGAGACGATGGACAAGGAAGGACCGGATAAGTTTGTGTTCGGAACCGAAGAGTCCCACGGGTACCTTGTCGGCCAATACGCGCGTGACAAAGACGGCGCGGTGGCATGCATGTTGCTAAGCGAGTTGGCAGCCGAGTTGAAGGCCAACGGGGTTTCGATGCACGAGTATCTCGCCGATTTGTATCGTCAGCACGGCTATCACAAGGAATACCTGATCAATCTGTTCATGGAAGGCAGCGAAGGGATGGCGGCGATGCAACGTTTGATGAGAGCGTTTCGCGAGTCGCCTCCAAAATCGCTCGCCGGGATCCCCGTCAGTCGAATTCGCGATTACCTCAATAGCACAGCCACCGATACGGCGACCGGAGAGTCGACTCCGCTGGGCGACCCCGTGGGCAATTTGATCATCATGGATCTGGCCGAAGAAGGAAACTACGTCGCGGCACGCCCCAGCGGCACGGAGCCGAAAATCAAACTGTATGTGTTCACTCGACTGCCGACGGATCGTTCGCAAGATTTGGACGCAGCGGAAGCAGAACTGACCGCACGGCTGGAGGCGTTGGAAGCTGACATGCGAGCATTTGCCAAAGCAAATAGCTGA
- the glmM gene encoding phosphoglucosamine mutase → MSELIISVSGLRGIVGETLTPDVASRFVAAFAGNIPSGPVIVARDGRSSGPMLKQAIIAALTACGRDVIDADVAATPTVGVLVQTLGAAGAVQISASHNPPPYNGIKLFGGDGRVLSAGIGAKIRDAYLSGHAAWCAFDAIGNVSTQADPHQSHLDKVLATVDVASIQAAKHRVLIDSNHGAGSVLGVRLLEALGCTVVALGDTPDGQFDHVPEPTAENLTGVAAKVREAGCVVGFCQDPDADRLALIDADGRYIGEEFTLALCVQRAMQQDATRGPIVINGATSGMSERLAAAAGVASYRSAVGEANVADKMIAVGATYGGEGNGGPIDPRVGYVRDSFVGMAQVLDLMTSTGKSLADLADELPKLHIHKSKAGLSADKMPQWFAALQKQYPDAEVDQTDGLRLAWPDKWLLVRGSNTEPIVRMIAEAESETEAAQLCQVAASLL, encoded by the coding sequence ATGAGCGAATTGATCATCAGCGTCAGCGGCTTACGTGGCATCGTGGGCGAAACATTGACCCCCGACGTCGCCAGTCGCTTTGTCGCCGCGTTTGCCGGCAACATTCCGTCCGGACCCGTGATCGTCGCCCGCGACGGACGCAGTAGTGGACCGATGTTGAAACAAGCCATCATCGCAGCGTTGACCGCTTGCGGTCGTGACGTGATCGATGCCGACGTCGCGGCGACACCGACCGTCGGAGTGTTGGTTCAGACCCTTGGCGCAGCCGGCGCCGTGCAGATTTCGGCAAGCCACAATCCACCACCGTACAACGGAATCAAGTTGTTCGGCGGTGATGGTCGGGTTCTCAGCGCCGGAATTGGTGCCAAGATCCGGGATGCCTATCTCAGCGGCCATGCAGCATGGTGTGCGTTCGACGCCATTGGAAACGTTTCCACCCAGGCCGATCCTCACCAATCTCATCTCGACAAAGTGCTCGCGACGGTCGATGTCGCATCGATCCAGGCCGCGAAACATCGAGTTCTGATCGATAGCAACCACGGAGCAGGTAGCGTGCTCGGCGTGCGGTTGCTCGAGGCACTCGGTTGCACCGTGGTCGCCTTGGGGGACACGCCCGATGGACAGTTTGATCACGTCCCCGAACCCACCGCAGAAAACTTGACCGGCGTGGCCGCCAAAGTCCGTGAGGCGGGATGCGTAGTCGGATTCTGCCAAGATCCCGACGCAGATCGATTGGCATTGATCGATGCCGACGGGCGATATATCGGCGAAGAATTCACGTTGGCGCTGTGCGTTCAACGTGCGATGCAACAGGATGCCACTCGCGGACCGATCGTGATCAATGGTGCCACGAGCGGGATGAGCGAACGCTTGGCTGCCGCTGCCGGCGTGGCGTCGTATCGCAGCGCGGTCGGTGAAGCCAACGTGGCGGACAAGATGATCGCAGTGGGTGCGACGTACGGCGGCGAAGGCAACGGAGGGCCGATCGATCCACGTGTCGGCTATGTCCGTGACAGTTTTGTCGGCATGGCGCAAGTGCTGGACCTGATGACGAGCACGGGCAAGTCGTTGGCGGATCTGGCGGATGAATTGCCGAAGCTGCACATCCACAAATCCAAAGCCGGTTTATCGGCGGACAAGATGCCTCAGTGGTTTGCCGCGTTGCAAAAGCAGTATCCCGATGCCGAGGTCGATCAAACCGATGGTCTTCGGTTGGCATGGCCGGACAAGTGGTTGCTGGTTCGCGGCAGCAACACCGAGCCGATCGTGCGAATGATCGCGGAAGCAGAAAGTGAAACCGAAGCCGCCCAGCTCTGCCAAGTCGCCGCCAGCCTGCTCTAG
- a CDS encoding efflux RND transporter permease subunit encodes MNLKKNSQPFRAANHPRPESRGDVNPSHQNQPATMQLITTMIQNPIKVAVGVLLVVLFGVVALDRMPMQLTPEVQTPTITVTTRWPGASPQEVEQEIIIEQEEQLKSVEGLTKMSSDSSDSQGSITLEFLVGTNMEEALLKVNSRLQQVTEYPENADQPVITTANSSDRPIAWFILSARQPSKEQIADFGKQHPALEESLKPVLSAHNPGVAMLRLRRLAKDHPEVAELLPPESMDVTKLRRFAEDEIEARFERVAGVSQSNVIGGLEEEVQVVVDPQRLAARQLTLSRVRDVLRGQNNDTSAGDFWEGKRRLVVRALGQFRSTEQVENQLLAVRNGAPVFVRDVADVRLGYKKPDGLVRRFGESSIAVNCLRETGANVLDVMTGLQEVRKELDEGLLKSRGLQLTQVYDETEYIYSSVDLVRQNIFVGGALTMCVLMLFLHLNIRTLIAIPFILISALAAAYVSPWFFAVSLALLLVVGLWFARGALIVGLAIPTSIVGTFLVLGMLGRSLNVISLAGLAFAVGMLVDNAVVVLENIYRHAKGSKNVFKATAAATSEVLGAVVASTLTTIAVFLPVVFVQEESGQLFRDIALAISASVAFSLLISMTLIPTLSARLFGDRASRSRRDEAKPTLIPRLITGFGNKFVTLIVGANAWLQRGVLRRLALVAGMTAAAGLVSFAFWPKVEYLPTGNRNLIFGILLPPPGYNLDKLMTMGEQVERDLSPYWDVDPGSKEAEALKYPVINDFFFVARGRQVFMGIRAVDESRAAELVPLVQEVGGKLYQTFTVAKQSSLFEQGLTSGRTIDVEITGPELTKLVAMGGQVLGQVKGMMPEAQVRPVPSLDLSSPEVHVTPRLLQAAEMGVSNADLGFLVNALVDGAYVGDYYLDGKKIDLSLRGEDRFAGSTADVRALPIATPDGRLIPLSAVAEILPRSGPEQIAHRERVRSITIEVSPPASMALEDAMQRIETEIVAKMRESGQLDGGYRIGLAGTADKLRDTWNALRWNLALALLITYLLMAALFESWLYPMVIIFSVPLGAVGGILALNLLNVFIIQPLDVLTMLGFVILIGTVVNNPILIVHQSLTLIREENMSVGEATLESVRTRIRPIFMTTTTTILGLLPLVLFPGAGSELYRGLGSVVLGGLLVSTVFTVVFVPSLFTLALESRQWISDRLPGAERPVVDEVEPATQPEPELALTP; translated from the coding sequence GTGAATTTGAAGAAAAATTCACAACCTTTCCGAGCCGCGAACCATCCGCGTCCCGAGAGTCGCGGCGACGTGAATCCCTCCCACCAAAACCAACCTGCGACCATGCAACTGATCACAACGATGATTCAAAACCCGATCAAAGTCGCCGTCGGCGTACTGCTGGTCGTGTTGTTCGGGGTGGTTGCGCTCGACCGGATGCCGATGCAACTGACGCCGGAAGTGCAGACGCCGACGATCACCGTCACCACGCGTTGGCCGGGAGCGAGCCCTCAAGAGGTCGAACAGGAAATCATCATCGAGCAAGAAGAGCAGCTCAAGAGCGTCGAGGGACTGACCAAGATGTCGTCAGACTCGTCCGACTCGCAAGGCTCGATCACTTTGGAGTTTCTGGTCGGCACGAACATGGAGGAGGCGTTGCTGAAGGTCAACAGCCGCTTGCAACAGGTGACCGAGTATCCCGAGAACGCCGACCAGCCGGTGATCACCACCGCCAACTCGTCCGATCGCCCGATCGCTTGGTTCATCCTCAGTGCACGTCAGCCCTCCAAAGAACAGATTGCCGATTTCGGAAAGCAGCATCCGGCGCTGGAGGAATCGCTGAAGCCTGTGCTCTCGGCTCACAATCCGGGCGTTGCGATGCTGAGGCTGCGTCGTTTGGCCAAGGATCACCCGGAGGTCGCCGAGCTGTTGCCGCCCGAGTCGATGGACGTGACCAAACTCCGCCGATTCGCCGAAGATGAGATCGAAGCAAGATTTGAACGCGTCGCCGGCGTTTCGCAATCCAACGTCATCGGTGGCTTGGAGGAGGAAGTCCAAGTGGTCGTTGACCCACAACGGCTCGCCGCGCGGCAACTGACACTTTCTCGCGTCCGTGACGTCTTGCGTGGTCAAAACAACGACACTTCGGCGGGTGATTTTTGGGAGGGCAAGCGGCGCTTGGTGGTGCGTGCTCTGGGCCAATTCCGCTCGACCGAACAAGTCGAGAACCAACTGTTGGCCGTTCGCAACGGAGCCCCCGTCTTTGTCCGCGACGTCGCCGATGTGCGTTTGGGTTACAAGAAACCCGATGGTCTCGTTCGACGATTTGGTGAATCCAGCATCGCGGTGAACTGTTTGCGAGAAACCGGCGCGAACGTGTTGGACGTGATGACGGGTCTGCAAGAGGTCCGCAAGGAGCTGGATGAAGGCCTCTTGAAAAGCCGCGGTCTGCAATTAACCCAGGTTTATGACGAAACCGAATACATCTATTCCTCCGTCGATCTCGTTCGACAAAACATTTTTGTCGGCGGCGCCCTGACGATGTGCGTGCTGATGTTGTTTCTGCACTTGAACATCCGCACCTTGATCGCGATCCCATTTATCCTGATCAGTGCGCTCGCGGCGGCCTACGTCTCGCCCTGGTTCTTTGCCGTCAGCTTGGCACTGTTGTTGGTCGTCGGTTTGTGGTTTGCAAGAGGTGCGTTGATCGTGGGCTTGGCCATTCCGACGAGTATCGTGGGAACGTTTTTGGTGCTGGGAATGCTGGGTCGATCGCTCAACGTGATCAGCCTGGCGGGACTCGCGTTTGCGGTCGGTATGTTGGTCGACAATGCTGTGGTCGTGCTGGAAAACATTTATCGACACGCCAAAGGGTCCAAGAACGTTTTCAAAGCGACCGCGGCCGCGACCAGCGAGGTGCTGGGCGCCGTCGTTGCATCCACGCTGACCACCATCGCGGTGTTCTTGCCGGTCGTTTTCGTCCAAGAAGAATCAGGCCAGCTGTTCCGCGACATCGCGTTGGCCATCAGTGCTTCGGTCGCCTTCTCGCTCTTGATCTCAATGACGTTGATTCCAACGCTGTCAGCTCGCTTGTTCGGTGACCGTGCCTCTCGCTCGCGCCGCGACGAAGCCAAGCCGACGCTGATTCCTCGCTTGATCACAGGATTTGGCAACAAGTTTGTCACGCTGATCGTCGGAGCCAATGCATGGTTGCAACGCGGTGTCCTTCGCCGACTGGCGTTGGTCGCCGGGATGACGGCGGCGGCCGGTTTGGTCAGTTTTGCATTTTGGCCCAAAGTCGAGTATCTGCCCACGGGCAATCGCAATCTGATCTTCGGGATCTTGTTACCACCGCCGGGATACAACCTCGACAAGTTGATGACGATGGGCGAGCAAGTCGAACGCGACTTGAGCCCCTACTGGGATGTCGATCCGGGCAGCAAAGAAGCCGAGGCGTTGAAGTACCCGGTCATCAACGATTTCTTTTTCGTCGCCCGTGGCCGTCAGGTCTTCATGGGTATCCGAGCGGTCGATGAGAGCCGAGCCGCTGAACTGGTGCCGTTGGTGCAGGAAGTCGGCGGCAAGCTCTATCAGACGTTTACCGTGGCCAAACAATCGAGCTTGTTCGAGCAAGGACTGACTTCCGGGCGAACCATTGACGTCGAGATCACCGGCCCGGAACTGACCAAGCTCGTTGCGATGGGCGGACAAGTGCTCGGGCAAGTCAAAGGCATGATGCCGGAGGCTCAAGTCCGACCGGTTCCTTCGTTGGACCTTTCCAGCCCCGAAGTTCACGTCACGCCGAGACTGTTGCAAGCAGCGGAGATGGGAGTCAGTAACGCGGACCTCGGCTTCCTGGTCAACGCATTGGTCGACGGTGCGTACGTGGGAGACTATTACCTCGATGGCAAAAAGATCGATCTGTCGCTTCGTGGCGAAGACCGTTTCGCAGGCTCAACCGCTGACGTGCGAGCCTTGCCGATCGCGACTCCTGATGGCCGTTTGATCCCGCTCTCCGCGGTCGCTGAAATTCTGCCTCGCAGCGGTCCCGAGCAAATCGCTCACCGTGAACGAGTACGTAGCATCACCATCGAAGTCTCCCCGCCCGCTTCCATGGCTTTGGAGGACGCGATGCAACGGATTGAAACCGAGATCGTTGCCAAAATGCGAGAAAGCGGACAACTCGACGGCGGCTATCGCATCGGCCTCGCTGGTACTGCGGACAAACTTCGTGACACATGGAATGCATTGCGATGGAACCTTGCCCTGGCGTTGTTGATCACGTACCTATTGATGGCCGCATTGTTTGAATCATGGTTGTACCCGATGGTCATCATCTTCAGCGTCCCCTTGGGCGCCGTCGGCGGTATTTTGGCGTTGAATCTCTTGAACGTGTTCATCATTCAGCCGCTGGATGTGTTGACGATGCTCGGATTCGTGATCTTGATCGGTACGGTGGTGAATAACCCGATTCTGATCGTCCACCAATCCTTGACATTGATCCGTGAAGAAAACATGTCGGTCGGTGAAGCCACATTGGAAAGCGTGCGGACACGTATCCGTCCGATTTTCATGACGACAACGACGACCATCTTGGGTTTATTGCCGCTGGTATTGTTTCCTGGAGCGGGCAGCGAGCTGTATCGCGGATTGGGCAGCGTGGTTCTCGGCGGCTTGCTCGTTTCCACGGTGTTCACGGTCGTGTTCGTGCCCAGTCTGTTCACGCTGGCACTGGAGAGCCGTCAATGGATCTCCGATCGCCTGCCGGGTGCCGAGCGTCCCGTGGTAGACGAAGTCGAGCCGGCGACGCAACCCGAACCAGAACTGGCGCTCACACCGTAG
- a CDS encoding efflux RND transporter periplasmic adaptor subunit, whose translation MKRFTPYLCTLCLAASLACWPAREAAAQPPAAASIAAAPVVTRQVTEDQIFVASVRPTQLVLIGSAASGRVSTCLYDEGDRVESMQPMVELLTETITSEIDAAEAEWKLRQSELEELNNGTRPLELEQFHARMLAAEARMAFTKLNRARSEQLFKQGGSSTYERDQALTADIEAQKQYAESKAAFDLADAGPRDEKIAQAKAAVDMQAAVVQKLKDQKRKHTVISRFAGYVVTKHTEVGAWVNTGDVVFEVAALDEVDVEAFVTEFQIPSIRLGMEVRLEIPALGKEFTGTVKQIIPMADPQTRTFPVRIRVKNEIIDGVPLIKAGMLAQAKLPIGMQQEARMIPKDALVFAGDRISVFVIDRKSPTDTQGTVRPVPVKLGVSQGSWIQVSGLAESDDLVVVEGNERLRPAQSVLIAETRQPDSNL comes from the coding sequence ATGAAACGATTCACACCTTACCTCTGCACTCTTTGCCTCGCGGCGAGCCTCGCCTGTTGGCCTGCCCGCGAAGCGGCCGCGCAGCCGCCTGCGGCCGCATCGATCGCAGCCGCCCCGGTGGTGACCCGGCAAGTCACGGAAGACCAAATCTTTGTCGCGTCCGTTCGTCCGACTCAGCTCGTGTTGATCGGCAGCGCCGCCAGCGGCCGCGTGTCGACTTGTTTGTACGACGAAGGCGATCGGGTGGAATCGATGCAGCCGATGGTGGAGCTGTTGACCGAAACCATCACATCGGAAATCGATGCGGCGGAAGCAGAATGGAAATTGCGACAGAGTGAACTGGAGGAACTGAACAACGGCACGCGTCCACTGGAGTTGGAACAGTTTCACGCACGCATGTTGGCGGCGGAAGCTCGCATGGCGTTTACGAAACTCAATCGCGCCCGCAGTGAACAGCTCTTCAAACAAGGCGGCTCGTCGACTTATGAACGCGATCAAGCGTTGACGGCTGACATCGAGGCGCAGAAACAGTACGCGGAATCCAAAGCCGCGTTCGACTTGGCGGATGCCGGGCCACGTGATGAAAAGATCGCGCAAGCCAAGGCGGCGGTGGACATGCAAGCTGCGGTGGTCCAAAAACTGAAGGACCAGAAGCGCAAGCACACGGTGATCTCTCGATTCGCCGGCTATGTCGTGACGAAACACACCGAAGTCGGAGCGTGGGTGAACACGGGCGACGTGGTATTCGAAGTTGCTGCGTTGGACGAAGTCGACGTGGAAGCGTTCGTGACCGAGTTTCAAATCCCCAGCATTCGACTGGGCATGGAGGTTCGCCTGGAAATCCCAGCGTTGGGAAAAGAATTCACGGGCACGGTCAAGCAGATCATTCCGATGGCCGATCCGCAAACGAGAACCTTTCCCGTTCGCATCCGCGTCAAGAACGAAATCATCGATGGTGTCCCGCTGATCAAGGCTGGCATGTTGGCCCAAGCAAAATTGCCGATCGGGATGCAACAGGAAGCACGCATGATCCCCAAGGACGCGCTCGTCTTTGCCGGCGATCGCATCAGCGTGTTCGTCATCGATCGAAAATCACCCACCGATACGCAGGGCACCGTCAGACCAGTCCCCGTCAAGCTCGGTGTTTCTCAAGGAAGCTGGATTCAGGTCAGTGGTTTAGCCGAGAGCGATGACCTCGTCGTCGTAGAAGGCAACGAACGACTTCGACCAGCCCAAAGCGTCCTGATCGCCGAAACCCGCCAACCCGATTCCAATCTTTAA
- a CDS encoding MarR family winged helix-turn-helix transcriptional regulator — translation MHDETMQDYDFEGSIGYWICITSHLYQRQIDRELTPLGITFRQFQVLGWLVHDGELSQAKLAERMMIEPPTLVRLLDRMQAHGWIVRSSGDADRRRKIIQLGDQAKPVWDRVVECLRRTRDRATANMSADEVSTLQDLLRRVQGNLAAHSTFPFEPFALTPDSSQETNA, via the coding sequence ATGCACGACGAAACGATGCAAGACTACGACTTTGAGGGCAGTATCGGATACTGGATCTGCATCACGTCCCATCTCTATCAACGTCAAATCGATCGTGAGCTGACCCCGCTGGGCATCACGTTTCGCCAATTCCAGGTACTCGGTTGGCTCGTTCACGATGGTGAGCTCAGTCAAGCGAAGTTGGCCGAGCGGATGATGATCGAGCCTCCGACACTGGTTCGGCTGTTGGACCGCATGCAAGCCCACGGATGGATCGTCCGCTCCTCGGGCGACGCCGATCGTCGACGCAAGATCATTCAGCTGGGTGACCAAGCCAAACCGGTTTGGGATCGCGTTGTCGAGTGTTTGCGGCGTACCCGCGACCGAGCGACGGCGAACATGAGTGCCGATGAAGTGTCCACTTTGCAGGATCTGTTGCGTCGTGTCCAAGGCAATCTTGCCGCCCACTCGACATTCCCGTTTGAACCTTTTGCCTTGACGCCCGATTCGTCACAGGAAACGAACGCATGA